A single Opisthocomus hoazin isolate bOpiHoa1 chromosome 1, bOpiHoa1.hap1, whole genome shotgun sequence DNA region contains:
- the NDUFV3 gene encoding NADH dehydrogenase [ubiquinone] flavoprotein 3, mitochondrial isoform X2, with translation MAAPWLLGCGRAATRQVLRLEARGIRGEAPSAALCTRPAGSRTPPTNVMAPQESTKLLAVKATVEFPKMLSSSSLPVSANKGGNISSTNIEEASKPAEDMRMFMSRKTVVAFPQRVVVSSLEEENLTTPATEGGLKRELVEEETSSSSDSDSSSDSEEEIDDDESEVAIKTKVEFPRRDSIFSGNTAIKASMLAKENLSPKSQKEYVAKKKPYKPETDVSPIKQVAFSKTSVSHKTSKSKARDPKVESAPKETDRQKLVLEPHVVESQDLSEVTHKSDYLEEKSIGTQVAAIQLKASSVTQEDKKQKLIARRDEKKVKEAQESEAEEVTAAKVEEETSESTMSVTGTTAKEETIQEAGVQAGEGSTIEANAPLS, from the exons ATGGCCGCTCCCTGGCTGCTGGGTTGCGGCCGGGCGGCGACCCGCCAG GTATTGCGGCTGGAGGCCCGGGGGATTCGAGGGGAGGCCCCGTCCGCTGCGCTCTGCACCAGGCCGGCGGGCTCCAGGACGCCGCCGACGA ATGTGATGGCACCACAGGAAAGCACCAAGCTGCTAGCCGTCAAGGCAACAGTTGAATTTCCTAAAATGTTGTCTTCTAGCTCTCTCCCAGTATCTGCAAACAAAGGTGGGAACATTTCTAGTACTAACATCGAGGAAGCTTCAAAACCTGCTGAAGACATGAGGATGTTCATGTCTAGGAAAACTGTGGTTGCATTTCCGCAGCGAGTAGTTGTTTCTTCCCTTGAGGAGGAAAATCTCACTACACCTGCAACAGAAGGAGGCTTGAAGAGAGAGTTAGTCGAGGAAGAAACTTCATCCAGCTCAGATTCAGATTCTAGCTCAGATTCTGAGGAAGAAATTGATGATGATGAGTCAGAAGTTGCCATTAAAACCAAAGTTGAGTTTCCTAGACGAGATTCCATATTTTCTGGTAACACAGCGATAAAGGCATCAATGCTCGCAAAAGAGAACTTGTCCCCAAAATCCCAGAAAGAGTATGTAGCCAAGAAGAAGCCATATAAACCAGAAACTGATGTGTCTCCCATCAAGCAAGTTGCATTTTCTAAAACGTCAGTCAGCCATAAAACATCAAAATCCAAAGCAAGAGACCCCAAAGTAGAATCAGCTCCAAAAGAAACAGATCGTCAGAAGCTGGTCTTAGAGCCGCATGTGGTTGAAAGCCAAGACCTGAGTGAAGTCACTCATAAATCTGATTATTTGGAGGAAAAGTCCATTGGAACCCAAGTAGCAGCTATTCAGCTGAAAGCTTCATCAGTGACTcaggaagacaaaaagcaaaaactgatagccagaagagatgaaaaaaagGTGAAGGAGGCACAGGAGTCAGAAGCAGAAGAAGTGACTGCTGCTAAAGTGGAAGAGGAGACTTCTGAAAGCACGATGTCGGTGACTGGCACTACAGCAAAGGAGGAGACCATTCAGGAAGCAGGAGTCCAGGCTGGAGAAGGAAGCACAATAGAGG CAAATGCCCCTCTGTCCTGA
- the NDUFV3 gene encoding NADH dehydrogenase [ubiquinone] flavoprotein 3, mitochondrial isoform X3: MAAPWLLGCGRAATRQVLRLEARGIRGEAPSAALCTRPAGSRTPPTKTTAAAEPAPEEFDNSTYKNLQHHEYNIYTFVDSVVVLSKFRQPQPSSGRPSPRH, translated from the exons ATGGCCGCTCCCTGGCTGCTGGGTTGCGGCCGGGCGGCGACCCGCCAG GTATTGCGGCTGGAGGCCCGGGGGATTCGAGGGGAGGCCCCGTCCGCTGCGCTCTGCACCAGGCCGGCGGGCTCCAGGACGCCGCCGACGA AGaccacagcagctgctgagccTGCTCCAGAAGAATTCGATAATTCTACCTACAAGAACCTTCAGCATCATGAATATAACATATATACATTTGTTGATTCTGTTGTGGTTCTCTCAAAATTCAGGCAACCTCAGCCATCTTCTGGAAGACCATCACCAAGGCACTGA
- the NDUFV3 gene encoding NADH dehydrogenase [ubiquinone] flavoprotein 3, mitochondrial isoform X1, translating to MAAPWLLGCGRAATRQVLRLEARGIRGEAPSAALCTRPAGSRTPPTNVMAPQESTKLLAVKATVEFPKMLSSSSLPVSANKGGNISSTNIEEASKPAEDMRMFMSRKTVVAFPQRVVVSSLEEENLTTPATEGGLKRELVEEETSSSSDSDSSSDSEEEIDDDESEVAIKTKVEFPRRDSIFSGNTAIKASMLAKENLSPKSQKEYVAKKKPYKPETDVSPIKQVAFSKTSVSHKTSKSKARDPKVESAPKETDRQKLVLEPHVVESQDLSEVTHKSDYLEEKSIGTQVAAIQLKASSVTQEDKKQKLIARRDEKKVKEAQESEAEEVTAAKVEEETSESTMSVTGTTAKEETIQEAGVQAGEGSTIEETTAAAEPAPEEFDNSTYKNLQHHEYNIYTFVDSVVVLSKFRQPQPSSGRPSPRH from the exons ATGGCCGCTCCCTGGCTGCTGGGTTGCGGCCGGGCGGCGACCCGCCAG GTATTGCGGCTGGAGGCCCGGGGGATTCGAGGGGAGGCCCCGTCCGCTGCGCTCTGCACCAGGCCGGCGGGCTCCAGGACGCCGCCGACGA ATGTGATGGCACCACAGGAAAGCACCAAGCTGCTAGCCGTCAAGGCAACAGTTGAATTTCCTAAAATGTTGTCTTCTAGCTCTCTCCCAGTATCTGCAAACAAAGGTGGGAACATTTCTAGTACTAACATCGAGGAAGCTTCAAAACCTGCTGAAGACATGAGGATGTTCATGTCTAGGAAAACTGTGGTTGCATTTCCGCAGCGAGTAGTTGTTTCTTCCCTTGAGGAGGAAAATCTCACTACACCTGCAACAGAAGGAGGCTTGAAGAGAGAGTTAGTCGAGGAAGAAACTTCATCCAGCTCAGATTCAGATTCTAGCTCAGATTCTGAGGAAGAAATTGATGATGATGAGTCAGAAGTTGCCATTAAAACCAAAGTTGAGTTTCCTAGACGAGATTCCATATTTTCTGGTAACACAGCGATAAAGGCATCAATGCTCGCAAAAGAGAACTTGTCCCCAAAATCCCAGAAAGAGTATGTAGCCAAGAAGAAGCCATATAAACCAGAAACTGATGTGTCTCCCATCAAGCAAGTTGCATTTTCTAAAACGTCAGTCAGCCATAAAACATCAAAATCCAAAGCAAGAGACCCCAAAGTAGAATCAGCTCCAAAAGAAACAGATCGTCAGAAGCTGGTCTTAGAGCCGCATGTGGTTGAAAGCCAAGACCTGAGTGAAGTCACTCATAAATCTGATTATTTGGAGGAAAAGTCCATTGGAACCCAAGTAGCAGCTATTCAGCTGAAAGCTTCATCAGTGACTcaggaagacaaaaagcaaaaactgatagccagaagagatgaaaaaaagGTGAAGGAGGCACAGGAGTCAGAAGCAGAAGAAGTGACTGCTGCTAAAGTGGAAGAGGAGACTTCTGAAAGCACGATGTCGGTGACTGGCACTACAGCAAAGGAGGAGACCATTCAGGAAGCAGGAGTCCAGGCTGGAGAAGGAAGCACAATAGAGG AGaccacagcagctgctgagccTGCTCCAGAAGAATTCGATAATTCTACCTACAAGAACCTTCAGCATCATGAATATAACATATATACATTTGTTGATTCTGTTGTGGTTCTCTCAAAATTCAGGCAACCTCAGCCATCTTCTGGAAGACCATCACCAAGGCACTGA